GATGCCCTCCCGTCGGTAGAACTTGGCGTACTGCACGAGGTAGTCGGCATAGGCCTGGCGCCATTCGGGCCGGAGCTCGCCGCCGTCGTTCTCGCTGTTGTTGGTCTTCATGAAGGCCGGGGCGCTCCAGGCGTCGGCGAAGAACCGTTCGACGCCGTACTTCTTGGCCTCCTTGGCGAGCCAGACCTGGCCGCCGTCCCAGCCGTCCCAGACGTACGTCGGGGTGGCGTCGGGGCCGCCGGGGTCGGTCGGGAGGATCGTCGGCATGTGGTCGTAGACCCGGTCGGTCGACGACCCGATGCCGAGGCGGAGGATGGACAGGCCCGCGCCCTTCTCCTTGCTGAGGAGCAGGTCGAGCACCTCACGCTGTTTGGCGGGGCCGAGGCCGCGGGCGCCGTGCAGCAGGTCCGCCCGCTGGAAGGCCATGGAGAAGCCGAATCCGTCGATGGGCTGCAGTTCGGACCGGAAGTCGATGGCGGGGCGCGCGGGAGCGGCGGGCTCGGCCGCGGCCGACGTTGTTAGCGCTAACAATATGACGGCCGTCAGGGCGGTCAGACGTTTCACGGAATCTCCTCGGAACGGGTGGGGCGGGTGGACGTGTCAGCCCTTGGTGGCGCCGGCGGTGAGGCCGCCGATCAGCTGCCGCTCGGCGACGGCGTAGAAGGCGAGGGCGGGGACCATGGCGAGGACGATGTAGGCGAGGACGAGCGCGTAGTCGGTCGAGTACTGGCCCTGGAACTGCTGGACGCCGACGGGGATCGTCTGCCACTTCGGGTCGTTGAACACCAGCAGCGGCAGGAAGAAGTTGTTCCAGCTCGCCACGATCGCCAGGACCGAGACCGTGCCCAGGGCCGGACGCGCCATCGGCAGCAGGATCTTCCAGAAGAAGCGGAGCTTGCCGCAGCCGTCCATGACGGCGGCCTCCTCGACCTCCGCCGGGATGGTCCGGAAGAAGCCGCGCAGGATGATGATCGTCATGGGGAGCCCGAAGGCCGCCTGCGGAAGGATCACCCCGAGCGGGTTGTCGAGCAGTCCGAAGGTGCGCAGCATGAGGAAGAGCGGCAGGACGGCCACCGCGAACGGGAACATGAGCCCGATGGTGAACAGTCCGTAGAACAACTCCCTGCCCCGGAAGGCGTAGCGGGCCAGGACGAACGCCGCCATCGCGGAGGCCGCCACCGTGAAGAACGTCGTGCCGACGGCGATGCCGGCGCTGTTGGCGATCTGCCGCCAGAACATCCCGTCGCCGAGGATGCCCGTGTAGTTGCCGACCTTCCACTCCTCCGGCAGCCCGAACGGGTTGCTCGTGAGCTCGCCGGTGCTCTTGAACCCGGAGAGCACCGCGTAGATCAGCGGGACGACGACGAAGGCGCCGATCAGCCAGATCACGGTGTGCAGGGAGAGGCCGCGTGCCGTCCGGCGGGCGTTCACCGGGCGCCTCCCGAGGTGACGGCCCCGCTCAGGTCACGGCGGAGCACATAGCGCTGGTAGAAGAGCGAGAAGACCAGGCTGATCATGAACAGCACCACACTGATGGCGCTGGCGTAGCCGACCTGGTAGCGCTTGAACCCGAACTGGAACATCGCGATCGCCATCGTCTCGGAGGAGTGGTTGGGCCCGCCCGCGGTCATGACCCAGACGAGGTCGAAGAGCTGAATGGAGCCGATGACCGAGAGGAAGACGCTGATCCGGATCGTCGGGCCGAGCAGCGGCAGCGTCACGTGCCGGAAGCGCTGCCAGGCCCCGGCGCCGTCGATGGAGGCGGCCTCCAGGATCTCGGCCGGGATGCCCTGCAGTCCGGCGAGGAAGAGCATCATGTGGAAGCCGAAGTACTTCCAGATCATCACCACGAACAGGGTCGGCATGACCGTCGAGGGGTCGGCGAGCCACTTCCCCTGCAGACCCTCCAGGCCCAGCAGGCCGGCGAGGTGGTCGGCCATGCCGGAGCCGGGCAGGAAGATCATCGTGAAGAGGACCGCCGTGACGACCTCGGACAGGATGTACGGGGCGAAGAACAGCATCCGGTAGACGGCCCGGCCGCGCAGCCGCTGGTTGAGCAGGACCGCGGTGAAGAGCGCGAACGGCAGCTGCACCGTGACCGACAGGACGATCAGGTACAGCCCGCGGCCCAGATCGCCGAGGAAGACCTCGTCCTCGAAGAGCCGGGTGTAGTTCCCGAAACCGACGAAGTCGTCCATGGGGCCGATCCCGCCCCACTTGAAGAAGCCGGTGAAGACGGCGACCACGATCGGGGCGAGGACGAAGACGAGGAAGAGGACCAGGGCCGGGACGAGGAACCAGGCGACCGAGGCCCAGTCCCGCCACCCGCGCAGCAGCGACCGGACCGGGGCGGGCGGGCGGCGCGCCGGAACGGCGTCCTCGGTCCGCTCCTTCGTCAGGGTGGACACGGAGCTAGGCACTCTTCGCAGCCTCGGTGATCGACGCGGTGACCTGCTCGGGTGTCTTCTTGCCCGCGATCAGGTCGGCGACGCTGTCGTTGACCTCCTGGCCGACGGCCGGCGGATAGGCCTGGTCGAGGAAGAGCTGGAAGCCCGTCGCCTGGACCAGGCTCTGTGCCACCACCTTCTTGTTGGCGTCGGTGAGCTGGCTCTCCGCGCCCTTCACCACCGGCAGGTAGCCGTTGGAGGCCAGCAGCTTGGACTCGTTCTCCAGGACGAAGAACTTCAGGAAGTCCAGCGCCTCCTTGGGTGCTCCCTTGCGCAGGGCGAATCCGCCGCCGCCGCCGAACACCTCGGTGGCCCGGCCGGCGCCGCCGTCGACCGTCGGGAAGGGGAAGAAGCCCAGGTCCGCTCCGAGGTCGGCGCCCGCGTCCTTCTGCACCGACGGGCCCCACTGCCCCATCAGCTCCATGGCGGCCTTGCCGTTGCCCATGGTCGCGGCCTGCCCGCCGGGGGTGGCGTAGCCGGCGCCGAGGAAGGCGGGCTGGAAGGGCTGGAGGTCGACCAGCTCCTTGAGGTGGACGCCGGCCTGGACGAAGCCCTCGCCGGTGAAGTCCTTGGTGGTGGCGGCCTGTTGCAGCGCGGGGAGGCCGGCGACGCGCATCGCGAGGTAGGCCCAGTAGTAGTGGCCCGGCCACTTCTCCTTGCCCGCGAGGGCGATCGGGGTGATGCCCGCCGCCTTCAGCTTCCTGACGTCGTCGAGGAGTTCGGCCCAGGTGGACGGCGGGGTGGTGATCCCGGCCTTGGCGAAGAGCTTCTTGTTGTACCAGAAGCCGACCATGCCGATGTCGTACGGCACTCCGTAGGTCCGGCCGTCGAACTGGTACGCCTGCAGGGAGACGGGGGTGAGCTCGGACGACCAGTCGAGGAGGTCGGTGAGGTCCTCGACCAGCCCCGCGTCGACCTGCTGCCGCAGCACACCGCCGCCCCAGGTCTGGAAGACGTCGGGGAGCTTCCCCGACGACGTGGTCGCGGTCAGCTTGGACTTGAACGCCTCGTTCTCCAAGGAGGTCGTGTTGATCACGATGTTCGGGTGAGCGGACGTGAACGCCGAGGAGATTTGCGGGAAGAGGGACTTGCCCGGCTCCGTCGTGGCGATGTTCCACCAGGCGAAGGACACCTTGCCGTCGGCGGCCCGCGTGTCCGACCCGTCGGCTCCGCAGGCCGCGGTCAGGGAGACGGACAGGGCGGTCAAGCCCGTGAGCGCCAGGAAGCTTCGTCGGCTCGGGAGGGTGCTGGCCATGGGACCTCCGGGAGGGGAATGCCGGGGCGGTACGCGCCCGAAAACTTTTCGAAATACTCTCGAATTCTGCGCTGCCACAAACTAGGAACGTGAGGCTTATCGGTCAAGACCCCGCGTCAATTTATTTGCGCGCACCGGCTGTTCGCGGGGTTGACAAGCAGGTCGGGGCGCCCGGAAACTCATCGAAAGTTTGCGATACCTGTCGGCCGAAGGCATCCGCGCAGAGGAGAGAAGTTGAGCGAGCAGCGCCCGACCCTGGCCGTCATCGCCGCGGCGGCGGGGGTGTCCCAGGCCACCGTGTCCAAGGTGATCAACGGCCGCTCCGACGTCGCGCCCTCGACCCGCGAACGGATCGAGGGCCTTTTGCACACCCACAACTACCTGCCGCCCGGCCGACAGGGCAGAGCCCGCAGATCGGGTCTCGTCGACCTGATCATCGGCGGTCTGGACAGCGCGTGGGCGGTGGAGATCCTGCGCGGTGTCGAGGCCGAGTGCGCCCATCGGACCGTCGGCACCGTGGTGTCGCTCGTCCCGCCGGGCGAGGCGACGCCGTCCAGCTGGACCGCGCTGCCGGCCCTGCACCGCAGCGACGGCGTCATCCTCGTCACCGCCTCGGTCACCCAGGCCCAGCGCGCCCAGGTCGAACGGGCCGGTGCGGCGCTGGTCGTCATCGACCCGATCGACATGCCGGGCAACGACGTGCCGAGCGTCGGGGCGACCAACTGGGCCGGCGGCCTCGCCGCCACCGAGCACCTGCTGGAACTGGGTCACCGCAGGATCGCCACGATCGGCGGACGCAGGGAGATGCTCTGCAGCCAGGCCCGCATCGACGGGTACCGGGCGGCCCTGGAGCGGGCCGGGATCGAGGTCGACCGGGACCTCATCCGGTTCGGCGACTTCCAGCACGAGGGCGGCTTCCGGTGCGCCCAGGAGCTGCTCGCCCTCCCCGAGCCGCCGACCGCCGTCTTCGCCGGCAGCGACCAGCAGGCGATGGGCGTCTACGAGGCCGCCCGGCAGGCCGGACTGAGCATCCCGCGGGACCTCAGCGTGGTCGGCTTCGACGATCTGCCGATGTGCGACTGGCTGTCTCCCCCGCTGACGACGGTCCGCCAGCCGCTGGAGGAGATGGGCCGGGTCGCCGCCCGCACCCTGTTCCAGCTGCTGGACGGCCAGTCCCTGGTCAGCCCGCGGATGGAGCTCTCGACCGAGCTCAAGGTCAGGCTCTCCACCGCCCCGCCCCACCCCTAGGAGCACCCCTTGAACGAGCCCTGGAGCACCCTCTGTCCGCCCGCCTCCGTGTGCGGCTCCTCCCCTCCGCACGCTTCCGCCCGTCCCCCCTCGGCCGGCCCGGGGCCGTCCGTGCCGGCCGACCGCGTCGCGGTGCCATGAGCACGCCCTTCGGTGATCCCGTGCTGCCCGGGTTCCGGCCCGACCCGTCCGTCTGCCGGGTCGGAGCGGACTACTACCTGGTGACGTCCAGCTTCGAGTGGTTCCCCGGCCTGCCCGTCTTCCACAGCCGCGACCTCGTGCGCTGGCGGCGCGTCGGCTCCGCACTCGACCGTCCCTCCCAGCTCGACCTCGACGGATGCGGGCCCTCACGCGGCCTCTTCGCGCCGACGATCCGGCACCACGACGGGGTCTTCCATCTCGTCTGCACGCTGATGGACGGACCCGGCCACTTCGTCGTCACGGCGACGGACCCGGCGGGGCCGTGGTCGGAGCCGTACTGGCTGGAGGGCGAGGGATTCGACCCGTCGCTGTTCTTCGACGACGGACCGGACGGCGGGGACGGCCGCGCCTGGTTCACCGCCGCGCGCGTCCTGGACGAGGCCGCCGGCCTCACCCAGATCTGGATGCGCGAGTACCTCCCCCGCGAACACCGGCTCACGGGACCCGAGTACGTCCTGTGGTCCGGGAGCAGGCCCGGCGCCCGCTGGTCGGAGGCCCCGCACCTCTACAAGGTGGGTGGAACGTATCTGCTGCTCACCGCGGAGGGCGGCACCGCGGCGGACCACAGCGTCGTGGCCGCCCGGGCCGACCGGGTGCCCGGCCCCTACCGGGGCGACCCCGGGAATCCGGTGCTCCCTCCCGCCGAGGGCCCGGTCACCTGCACGGGGCACGCCGACCTCGTCCAGACCCCGTCCGGCGACTGGCGGGCCGTGCTCCTGGGCGTCCGCCCGGGCTCCGCCATCGGCCGCGAGACCTTCCTCGCCGACGTCACGTGGGAGGACGGCCGGCCGGTCTTCTCCCCCGTCGCCCACGTGCCGGATCGCCGGCGCGTCCACGACGACTTCGCCACGCTCTC
The Streptomyces roseofulvus genome window above contains:
- a CDS encoding extracellular solute-binding protein, with the translated sequence MASTLPSRRSFLALTGLTALSVSLTAACGADGSDTRAADGKVSFAWWNIATTEPGKSLFPQISSAFTSAHPNIVINTTSLENEAFKSKLTATTSSGKLPDVFQTWGGGVLRQQVDAGLVEDLTDLLDWSSELTPVSLQAYQFDGRTYGVPYDIGMVGFWYNKKLFAKAGITTPPSTWAELLDDVRKLKAAGITPIALAGKEKWPGHYYWAYLAMRVAGLPALQQAATTKDFTGEGFVQAGVHLKELVDLQPFQPAFLGAGYATPGGQAATMGNGKAAMELMGQWGPSVQKDAGADLGADLGFFPFPTVDGGAGRATEVFGGGGGFALRKGAPKEALDFLKFFVLENESKLLASNGYLPVVKGAESQLTDANKKVVAQSLVQATGFQLFLDQAYPPAVGQEVNDSVADLIAGKKTPEQVTASITEAAKSA
- a CDS encoding carbohydrate ABC transporter permease; the encoded protein is MPSSVSTLTKERTEDAVPARRPPAPVRSLLRGWRDWASVAWFLVPALVLFLVFVLAPIVVAVFTGFFKWGGIGPMDDFVGFGNYTRLFEDEVFLGDLGRGLYLIVLSVTVQLPFALFTAVLLNQRLRGRAVYRMLFFAPYILSEVVTAVLFTMIFLPGSGMADHLAGLLGLEGLQGKWLADPSTVMPTLFVVMIWKYFGFHMMLFLAGLQGIPAEILEAASIDGAGAWQRFRHVTLPLLGPTIRISVFLSVIGSIQLFDLVWVMTAGGPNHSSETMAIAMFQFGFKRYQVGYASAISVVLFMISLVFSLFYQRYVLRRDLSGAVTSGGAR
- a CDS encoding glycoside hydrolase family 43 protein, translated to MSTPFGDPVLPGFRPDPSVCRVGADYYLVTSSFEWFPGLPVFHSRDLVRWRRVGSALDRPSQLDLDGCGPSRGLFAPTIRHHDGVFHLVCTLMDGPGHFVVTATDPAGPWSEPYWLEGEGFDPSLFFDDGPDGGDGRAWFTAARVLDEAAGLTQIWMREYLPREHRLTGPEYVLWSGSRPGARWSEAPHLYKVGGTYLLLTAEGGTAADHSVVAARADRVPGPYRGDPGNPVLPPAEGPVTCTGHADLVQTPSGDWRAVLLGVRPGSAIGRETFLADVTWEDGRPVFSPVAHVPDRRRVHDDFATLSPEWSTLRTPRTRFWTTGDGLRLRLRPERLGERASPSLLVRPQEQPDCDASTELHFAPAGPNEEAGLAVVLDDDAHLLLLRTARGVVLRRGPDVLARAPAPPGPVRLGVRVRGLHHAFGYAAPGGSWHDLATVEAGFLAPLFTGVQLGVYATSHGRPSTGEARFAWFDIAYPHRAEPSGRR
- a CDS encoding LacI family DNA-binding transcriptional regulator — protein: MSEQRPTLAVIAAAAGVSQATVSKVINGRSDVAPSTRERIEGLLHTHNYLPPGRQGRARRSGLVDLIIGGLDSAWAVEILRGVEAECAHRTVGTVVSLVPPGEATPSSWTALPALHRSDGVILVTASVTQAQRAQVERAGAALVVIDPIDMPGNDVPSVGATNWAGGLAATEHLLELGHRRIATIGGRREMLCSQARIDGYRAALERAGIEVDRDLIRFGDFQHEGGFRCAQELLALPEPPTAVFAGSDQQAMGVYEAARQAGLSIPRDLSVVGFDDLPMCDWLSPPLTTVRQPLEEMGRVAARTLFQLLDGQSLVSPRMELSTELKVRLSTAPPHP
- a CDS encoding carbohydrate ABC transporter permease; its protein translation is MNARRTARGLSLHTVIWLIGAFVVVPLIYAVLSGFKSTGELTSNPFGLPEEWKVGNYTGILGDGMFWRQIANSAGIAVGTTFFTVAASAMAAFVLARYAFRGRELFYGLFTIGLMFPFAVAVLPLFLMLRTFGLLDNPLGVILPQAAFGLPMTIIILRGFFRTIPAEVEEAAVMDGCGKLRFFWKILLPMARPALGTVSVLAIVASWNNFFLPLLVFNDPKWQTIPVGVQQFQGQYSTDYALVLAYIVLAMVPALAFYAVAERQLIGGLTAGATKG